The following are encoded in a window of Psilocybe cubensis strain MGC-MH-2018 chromosome 4, whole genome shotgun sequence genomic DNA:
- a CDS encoding TPR repeat-containing protein C19B12.01, whose amino-acid sequence MEQHLELIEKALLRGQWDTQIPESSHSSSGAAVTLSKMTVEGRFRDVLVSDTVRGVFQFQPLSDDYLDRPLQDYIDLSVTSSTAAAGKDQVEEELARLAIAVTCLHAFVQANWTGPELDIHPLEVLTAGNPDDASRSSSSSSSPSAWTEDILSSKAISELAYGGEPAYHLAKAPAFLRLAQLLMNLPYQHIASIHWWRLRVELVRQQILDEAVSVPEDYHALLSPLTASVAREPDLAGRLYLELGLLDHLLARDKSAAEYFVKAARSTGLEYELTGALGKRTKFQVTELSQLVLLAESRLDASSGEGEGGEALATSPTLSSEREHENENGQSERTKNTTNVPETMALNDDTLLEQTQFTSSHPAGPNSRLSHIDPSAQPPLHPLDQCILLSLCLNVRNTSPSHGLTAEQMSPYVARVIAHPRNWSVHTMALLLRSRLESTRTRTVERSALQLQALIDQMPTSDSAAPERLRYFHEFPLPSRWEMEKELAGRYLSIGVVKSALEIYERLEMWEEVVRCYGALERPDKGIAIVRDLLEGRKHEADAVISQGKASTSLSIRKTRDTAREAKLWCLLGDLDAPNAVAHYSRAWAVSGGTSGRAMRSLGGYHFARADFRAAITSLRRAVRINPLLTRSWFILGCACMRVEEWEEAKEAFARCVAIDEEDGESWNNLASMYLRIGYDPRKQRKREVDEEEEEEATASPSTQTTNNNDEVEGSQQPAASSQTPAIPFENKLLAFRALKQGLRCSYENWRMWYNYMVVAMDVGELQEACRALGRVVEQTGDRDRAGAQVVDEDVLDRLVDAVTRAPAKADDTSAGVDDGAGAGAGVGVVQNPNEGHGLYKNVLNLFERTLLPRLSSPRIFRAYARLMSWQSRWEETIKAYLDAYRCSVAGAGGGTMGNGSGGMDGDAEKWREAVVEVEEVVDVLRNFGPRVGGGYKWKLQARSIVRTFMGRTREFEDEPEWERLKELLDD is encoded by the exons ATGGAGCAGCACCTCGAATTGATCGAGAAAGCTCTTCTAAGGGGTCAATGGGACACACAAATTCCAGAATCAAGCCATTCGAGCAGCGGTGCTGCCGTCACTCTATCAAAAATGACCGTGGAAGGTCGATTTCGGGACGTGCTCGTATCAGACACGGTGCGCGGGGTGTTTCAGTTTCAGCCGTTATCGGACGACTACCTAGATCGCCCTCTACAAGACTACATCGATCTCTCGGTTACCTCTtccactgctgctgctggcaaAGATCAAGTCGAAGAAGAGCTAGCGCGCTTAGCGATTGCCGTAACTTGTTTGCACGCGTTCGTACAAGCCAACTGGACAGGCCCTGAACTCGACATCCATCCCCTCGAAGTACTAACGGCGGGCAACCCCGATGATGCCTCGcggtcatcatcatcatcatcatcaccatcggCATGGACAGAAGACATACTCAGCAGCAAAGCGATCTCCGAGCTAGCATACGGCGGCGAGCCCGCATACCACCTCGCAAAAGCCCCCGCCTTCCTCCGGCTCGCCCAGCTCCTCATGAACCTGCCATACCAGCACATCGCGTCAATACACTGGTGGCGCCTCCGCGTGGAGCTCGTGCGCCAGCAGATTCTCGACGAGGCGGTGTCCGTCCCCGAGGACTACCACGCGCTTTTGTCGCCTCTGACGGCGAGTGTGGCGCGCGAGCCGGATCTCGCGGGGCGGTTGTACCTTGAGTTGGGGTTGCTCGACCACCTCCTCGCGCGCGACAAGAGTGCTGCAGAGTACTTTGTCAAGGCGGCGAGATCCACGGGGTTGGAGTATGAATTAACCGGGGCGTTAGGGAAGAGAACAAAGTTCCAAGTGACCGAACTCAGCCAGCTGGTTTTACTTGCCGAAAGTCGTTTGGACGCTTCCtcgggagagggagagggtggCGAGGCGCTAGCCACATCACCCACACTGTCAAGCGAACGCGAACACGAAAACGAAAATGGCCAATCCGAGCGTACGAAAAATACCACAAACGTGCCAGAGACAATGGCGCTTAACGACGACACCCTGCTCGAGCAAACCCAATTCACATCTTCTCACCCAGCAGGCCCAAACTCGCGCCTGagccacatcgacccgtcCGCACAACCACCGCTGCACCCATTGGACCAATGCATCCTCCTCTCGCTCTGCCTCAACGTCCGGAACACGTCCCCGTCACACGGGCTCACCGCCGAGCAGATGTCGCCGTACGTCGCGCGCGTCATCGCCCACCCGCGGAATTGGTCCGTCCACACCATGGCCCTGCTCCTCCGCTCGCGCCTCGAATCCACGCGTACACGCACCGTCGAGCGCTCGGCGCTGCAGCTCCAAGCGCTTATAGACCAGATGCCCACATCCGACTCGGCCGCGCCCGAGCGGCTGCGGTACTTCCACGAGTTCCCTTTGCCCAGTCGATGGGAGATGGAGAAGGAGCTCGCGGGGCGGTATCTCAGCATCGGCGTCGTGAAATCCGCGCTGGAGATCTACGAGCGGCTGGAGATgtgggaggaggtggtgcgATGCTACGGCGCGCTGGAGAGGCCGGATAAAGGGATCGCGATCGTGCGCGATCTGCTGGAGGGCAGGAAGCACGAGGCGGACGCGGTCATTTCGCAGGGCAAAGCCAGTACATCGCTCTCTATCAGGAAGACGCGGGATACAGCGCGCGAAGCGAAGCTGTGGTGTCTGCTAGGCGACCTCGACGCGCCGAACGCGGTCGCGCACTACTCGCGTGCGTGGGCGGTGTCGGGCGGGACGTCCGGGCGCGCGATGCGCTCGTTGGGCGGGTACCACTTCGCCCGCGCGGATTTTCGCGCGGCGATTACGTCCCTTAGGCGTGCGGTGAGGATTAACCCCCTTTTGACGCGCTCGTGGTTTATACTGGGGTGTGCGTGTATGCGCGTGGAGGAGTGGGAGGAGGCGAAGGAGGCGTTTGCGCGCTGTGTGGCGattgatgaggaggatggggAGAGCTGGAATAATCTTGCGAGTATGTATCTCCGGATAGGGTATGATCCGCGTAAGCAGCGGAAGCGCGAGgtagatgaggaggaggaagaggaggctaCGGCTTCGCCGTCGACGCAG ACCACTAACAACAACGATGAGGTCGAAGGATCACAACAACCCGCCGCCTCATCCCAAACGCCCGCAATCCCATTCGAAAACAAACTCCTCGCGTTCCGCGCGCTCAAGCAGGGGCTGCGGTGCAGCTACGAGAACTGGCGGATGTGGTACAACTATATGGTCGTGGCGATGGACGTGGGCGAGCTGCAGGAGGCGTGTCGCGCGCTTGGGCGCGTTGTAGAGCAGACcggggacagggacagggcgGGTGCGCAGGTTGTTGACGAAGACGTGCTGGATAGGCTTGTGGATGCTGTCACGCGCGCGCCGGCTAAAGCGGACGATACCTCTGCGGGGGTGGACGACGGCGCGGGCGCGGGCgcgggagtgggagtggtgCAGAACCCGAATGAGGGCCATGGGCTGTACAAAAATGTCCTCAACCTCTTCGAGCGCACCCTCCTCCCGCGCCTTTCCTCCCCGCGCATATTCCGCGCGTATGCGCGGCTGATGTCGTGGCAGAGCCGGTGGGAGGAGACGATTAAAGCGTATTTGGACGCGTACCGGTGCAGTGTAGCTGGGGCTGGGGGTGGGACAATGGGAAATGGAAGCGGGGGAATGGACGGGGACGCGGAGAAGTGGCGcgaggcggtggtggaggttgaagaggttgtgGATGTGTTGCGGAACTTTGGGCCGCGGGTGGGGGGTGGATACAAGTGGAAATTGCAAGCGCGCAGTATTGTGCGGACGTTTATGGGGCGGACGCGCGAGTTTGAGGATGAGCCCGAGTGGGAGAGGTTGAAGGAATTGTTGGATGATTAG
- a CDS encoding Dicer-like protein 2, producing the protein MKHKKTSANASAIPEMREMPATRGYQQEMLEESMRKNIIIALDTGSGKTLIAVLRLKYEIEREPVKISWFIAPTVALCEQQKSVIQTYLPVSVGLVSGANEPDQWKDATLWERVLSTHRIMVSTPQVFLDALRHGYISLGKDISLMVFDEAHHAVDNHPYNRIMLEFYFDLPPRNPDHPSTIERPAILGLTASPIYGGNVIKAFEKIEGNLDSTIRAPRKNRTELAQYVHRPIFKHVMYYPPAESNPFFSTNLASLSDIIQTLDIEKDPYVISLRAQLARISKGSAEYRRLDQKLSKVIEKENSFTHKGLRDMERAAQDICNDIGPWAADWFVWKVLQRAKQASNPYDTMMVTWRRTEKAYLLGILEKVVALPVSYYAEDIEDDCSDKVRALIECLLLEKASVESEDEQYSGIIFVQRRDAVLALAEVLKHHPATKDVFTIGTLLGTSESSHRHSLMDVTRNLVKESQDEIISEFKAGEKNLIVSTAVAEEGIDIQACCSVIRWDPPPNMASWAQSRGRARKRKSTFTLMFEEGSKQQGDVAKWEDLERQMVALYNDPSRDSSSPMEEDVEEEEEEDDDMVLQVASTGALLTLHSAIAHLAHFCAVIPNTTHTDNRPLYEIDPPEFVEGWHALPTHSRTKEVYTGPYGSKVTLPRTLPLPEREFSVPRIYKTIISAHRHAAFKAYSCLYEAGLLNDSLLPITSVVEPELEEEVKAMLADVERRDGFAKVSMSIDPWSGQNNTDDLWHSSQLELEGLPPLLLYTRAEVVSSAIYGGPTLYRSGQPPIRTTIQYLGHIQVKKETISKARNFTRRVFWGLNNSRMDWDDLDFSYLFLPMDDVDTEWDVRRSWLSSLANENPTRHPYRLMVHADDFGEKFGYPSDLTLVHRHMGMGRPFKFIRWQYERVSEEEEEAIIERYSKVQDVVQVTYPLLVVQQYPARTNFLIPIVPKPASGEPASDPPPLIFLLPRFSGVVLLSSEETEYSFLLPSVLRSLSMTMTANSMCKTLFRETPLSSISLSLLTTAITAPSSGEKFNYQRMETLGDTVVKFMVGVQLMAEYPLWHEGYLTRKKDHSVSNVRLAKEDIARGVFRWIIRDIMLGKKWKPKYFTTIKGAIADATSPLTENASETGTPAPEGKKPDNDKSKKKKSKKPQQLSTKVLADVVESVIGAAYLHGGFELGYECVKFFNLGLKWEPVSTRIAQILSRVQSLTPEETENLPPQLADVETMLGYTFQRKLLLIEALTHASYQHDSRTPSYERMEFLGDSVLDMIVTNYLYHAPGKNYSPGHLHLRKSAVVNGHILSYVCLKTSIRVEADMPRPNADGRIEVSREGQDIHLWKCLLHSSPKVMEDQLNASTRYRKCKDEIEESLMTGTVFPWAALTKLQAPKFFSDMIESLIGAIFLDSNGSVDIVHQVLTKLGIIPLLEYIVKNDVDILHPVSRLSLWAQKHDKTIEYVIERGGGKVTCAVLVDDKEEAKAESQWRGKPSQEEVKFAVAEMAIKAFKLRDVGVNYETLKKKGSKPKKKKDVGGK; encoded by the exons ATGAAGCACAAGAAGACATCTGCAAATGCATCTGCTATTCCGGAGATGCGAGAAATGCCGGCTACGCGAGGGTACCAGCAGGAGATGCTTGAGGAGAGTATGAGGAAGAATATCATCATTGCTCTGGATACAGGCTCAGGAAAGACGCTGATCGCTGTTCTGAGATTGAAGTATGAGATAGAGAGGGAACCTGTGAAG ATCTCTTGGTTCATTGCCCCGACGGTGGCACTCTGTGAGCAGCAGAAATCGGTTATCCAAACATACCTTCCAGTTTCGGTTGGGCTCGTCTCAGGCGCAAATGAACCTGATCAATGGAAGGATGCCACACTCTGGGAGAGAGTGCTTAGCACTCATCGAATCATGGTCTCGACTCCTCAGGTTTTTCTCGACGCCCTCCGGCATGGATATATATCGTTAGGGAAGGATATCAGTCTAATGGTTTTTGACGAAGCGCATCATGCGGTAGATAATCATCCGTATAATCGGATTATGCTGGAATTTTATTTCGACTTGCCACCACGGAATCCAGATCATCCGTCAACTATAGAACGGCCCGCCATTTTGGGCCTCACTGCCAGTCCCATCTATGGAGGGAATGTCATTAAAGCCTTTGA aaaaatcgaAGGAAACCTGGACAGCACGATTCGAGCACCGCGTAAGAATCGAACGGAACTAGCACAATATGTGCATAGGCCAATATTCAAGCATGTCATGTATTATCCTCCCGCTGAAAGCAACCCCTTCTTTTCAACCAACCTGGCTTCTTTATCTGACATCATCCAAACATTAGACATTGAGAAAGACCCCTATGTTATTTCTCTCCGCGCACAGCTTGCAAGAATCTCCAAAGGATCAGCAGAATATCGCCGATTAGACCAAAAACTCTCCAAGGTGATCGAAAAGGAAAACTCGTTCACCCACAAGGGTCTGCGAGATATGGAACGCGCCGCGCAAGATATCTGCAATGACATCGGGCCTTGGGCAGCGGATTGGTTCGTCTGGAAGGTCCTCCAGCGCGCAAAACAGGCTTCCAATCCGTACGACACCATGATGGTCACCTGGAGACGCACAGAAAAGGCGTACCTTCTCGGCATCCTTGAAAAAGTTGTTGCATTGCCTGTGTCGTACTACGCTGAAGATATCGAAGACGACTGTTCCGACAAGGTCCGCGCCCTCATCGAGTGCTTGTTGTTGGAGAAAGCATCTGTCGAGTCAGAAGATGAACAGTACAGTGGAATCATATTCGTGCAGCGGCGAGATGCTGTTTTGGCACTGGCGGAGGTACTGAAGCATCATCCAGCCACAAAAGACGTGTTCACAATCGGGACGTTGCTCGGAACGTCGGAGAGCTCTCATCGACATTCGTTGATGGACGTTACAAGAAATCTTGTCAAGGAATCACAGGACGAAATTATTTCGGAATTCAAGGCTGGAGAGAAAAATTTGATCGTATCAACAGCTGTTGCAGAAGAAGGTATAGATATCCAGGCATGTTGTAGTGTCATTCGATGGGACCCACCCCCGAACATGGCGAGCTGGGCACAGAGTCGAGGACGAGCGCGTAAGCGTAAAAGTACTTTCACGCTCATGTTTGAGGAGGGCAGTAAGCAACAAGGAGATGTTGCGAAATGGGAGGATCTAGAACGACAAATGGTCGCGCTATACAACGACCCTTCACGAGATTCTTCGTCGCCCATGGAGGAAgatgtcgaagaagaagaagaagaagacgatgatatGGTTCTTCAAGTTGCATCCACTGG TGCACTTCTGACTCTGCATTCTGCCATCGCTCATTTAGCTCACTTTTGTGCTGTCATCCCAAACACCACACACACAGATAACCGTCCACTATATGAAATCGATCCGCCAGAATTTGTGGAAGGCTGGCATGCACTGCCGACTCATTCTCGGACCAAGGAGGTATACACTGGCCCATATGGGTCGAAAGTTACCCTACCTCGAACATTGCCACTTCCTGAACGCGAATTTAGCGTTCCACGCATATACAAGACCATCATATCTGCACATCGCCACGCAGCTTTCAAAGCCTACTCATGCCTGTACGAGGCTGGATTACTCAATGATAGCCTGTTGCCAATTACAAGCGTAGTCGAGCCAGAGTTAGAGGAGGAGGTAAAGGCTATGTTAGCAGATGTGGAGAGGAGAGATGGGTTTGCGAAAGTGTCGATGAGTATTGACCCATGGTCTGGTCAAAATAACACCGATGATCTCTGGCATTCGTCGCAATTGGAACTCGAAGGCCTGCCGCCCTTACTGTTGTATACGCGTGCTGAGGTGGTTTCTTCTGCTATTTACGGCGGCCCAACTCTCTATCGTTCTGGACAGCCTCCCATAAGAACAACAATTCAATATTTAGGACACATTCAagtgaaaaaagaaacgatTTCTAAAGCCAGGAATTTCACTCGGAGGGTTTTCTGGGGTCTGAATAATTCTCGCATGGATTGGGACGATCTTGACTTTTCGTATCTCTTTTTGCCAATGGACGACGTTGACACGGAATGGGATGTTCGCCGGTCCTGGCTTTCCAGTCTTGCGAACGAGAACCCCACGAGGCACCCATATCGTCTCATGGTCCACGCGGATGATTTTGGGGAGAAGTTTGGCTACCCTTCGGATTTGACGTTGGTTCATCGGCATATGGGTATGGGGAGGCCTTTCAAATTTATTAGATGGCAATACGAACGAGTgtcagaagaggaagaagaagcaatcaTCGAGCGGTACAGTAAGGTCCAGGATGTGGTGCAGGTCACATACCCCTTACTCGTCGTGCAGCAATACCCGGCGAGAACCAACTTTTTGATACCCATAGTTCCTAAACCAGCATCAGGGGAGCCAGCTTCGGATCCACCACCGTTGATCTTCCTCCTTCCGAGATTTTCAGGAGTGGTTTTGCTGTCATCAGAGGAGACCGAGTATTCGTTCCTTTTGCCTTCTGTTCTTCGTTCCCTGTCAATGACGATGACTGCGAACTCCATGTGCAAGACGTTGTTCCGGGAGACGCCACTGTCATCTATCTCTCTTTCCTTGCTTACTACTGCTATCACCGCACCTTCTTCTGGTGAAAAGTTCAATTATCAACGTATGGAAACATTAGGGGATACAGTGGTCAAGTTTATGGTTGGGGTGCAACTCATGGCTGAATATCCACTGTGGCATGAAGGATACCTGACGAGAAAGAAGGACCACTCCGTGTCCAACGTACGTCTCGCAAAAGAGGACATTGCGAGAGGTGTTTTTAGGTGGATCATTCGAG ACATTATGCTTGGCAAGAAGTGGAAACCGAAGTATTTCACCACTATCAAAGGAGCTATCGCCGATGCTACCTCGCCCCTTACGGAAAATGCCAGTGAGACAGGGACACCAGCACCAGAAGGAAAGAAACCAGACAATGACAagtcaaagaagaagaagtcgAAAAAGCCACAGCAGCTATCGACTAAAG TGCTAGCCGATGTTGTTGAGTCTGTCATAGGAGCGGCTTACCTTCATGGAGGATTTGAATTAGGCTACGAATGCGTCAAGTTCTTCAATTTGGGGTTAAAATGGGAACCCGTCTCGACCCGCATCGCGCAGATCCTATCACGAGTCCAATCACTGACGCCTGAAGAAACGGAAAATCTCCCACCCCAATTGGCAGACGTCGAAACCATGCTCGGATACACGTTCCAGCGCAAGCTCCTTTTGATCGAAGCCCTGACTCACGCAAGCTACCAGCACGACAGTCGCACACCATCCTACGAACGGATGGAGTTTCTCGGGGACTCGGTGCTTGATATGATTGTGACCAACTATTTGTATCATGCCCCAGGGAAGAACTACAGCCCTGGACATCTTCATTTGCGAAAATCTGCGGTTGTAAATGGTCACATTCTTTCGTATGTATGTCTGAAAACGTCTATCAGGGTGGAGGCGGATATGCCCCGGCCGAATGCTGATGGGAGGATCGAAGTGTCGAGGGAGGGTCAGGACATTCATTTGTGGAAGTGTCTCCTTCATTCGAGCCCGAAAGTCATGGAAGATCAGCTGAACGCGTCAACACGGTATCGGAAGTGCAAGGATGAGATAGAAGAGAGTCTCATGACGGGAACGGTCTTTCCCTGGGCGGCTCTCACGAAACTGCAGGCTCCCAAATTCTTCAGCGATATGATCGAGAGTCTCATCGGTGCCATATTCCTAGATTCGAACGGCTCGGTCGACATTGTACATCAGGTTCTTACCAAGCTCGGAATCATACCACTTTTGGAATATATCGTAAAAAATGACGTCGATATATTGCATCCTGTTTCCCGACTTTCATTATGGGCGCAAAAGCACGACAAGACCATCGAGTATGTGATCGAGAGAGGTGGTGGCAAGGTCACCTGCGCTGTCCTGGTGGACGACAAAGAAGAGGCGAAGGCTGAATCGCAGTGGAGAGGTAAACCTAGTCAAGAAGAGGTCAAATTTGCTGTCGCGGAAATGGCGATCAAGGCGTTCAAGTTGCGGGATGTTGGTGTCAATTACGAGACACTGAAAAAGAAGGGATCGAAgccgaaaaagaaaaaggatgttGGTGGAAAGTGA
- a CDS encoding Cell fusion protein cfr1: MPVEKSPDSFTFTVGKLDAGMAILLGERAHLIEFPSILLPPGATTGSIVNIAVHQNHAEEKKRETEFWSLQEDILNHFGQESPEPPKLSVRNITQTSVTLEWPPIKLATAKLRSLDIYRNGERLSSVPSPLTNTSTKHSGMDINTEYSFQLILRTTAGTFPSNVLKVKTHTMSDTSGISVCFGNVQDPVLLENAKLALREMGAKWSDTIQIDTSHFVCTTPAATPTGANATGNASSAPGVAYQRALQLSIPVVQPHWILACHAERRMVPIASFYLGATITPTTATSFNRPQSMSQASIPHTPSSPTPNSGKGNPASYRASMPPPSRVPETPPVASAFVNQPAQRPFEPTLEEREDDLDAHDVNLERSTSVESSISSNKEKRKSRMGSINKAFKFPPTPTTATSNTGTAAEAAQEKTSQSAPAEDGPVKSASDESKNENRRSVVDPENIEVPAPPPMEKEKTMSQISLDDDGEDELGDTVDIPLN, translated from the exons ATGCCTGTAGAGAAGTCTCCAGATAGCTTTACGTTTACCGTTGGAAAGCTGG ACGCGGGAATGGCG ATTCTTCTCGGGGAGAGGGCGCACTTGATTGAATTCCCGTCTATTCTTTTACCGCCTGGAGCGACGACAGGATCCATCGTTAACATTGCAGTGCACCAGAACCACGCCGAGGAGAAAAAGCGCGAGACCGAATTTTGGTCTCTTCAGGAGGATATACTGAATCACTTTGGGCAGGAATCTCCTGAGCCACCAAAACTATCG GTTCGCAACATCACACAGACGTCGGTGACGCTGGAATGGCCACCTATCAAGCTGGCGACAGCCAAGCTTCGGTCTCTCGATATCTACAGAAATGGCGAACGGCTCTCTTCTGTCCCATCTCCTTTGACAAATACCTCGACGAAACATTCCGGAATGGACATCAACACCGAATATTCGTTCCAACTCATTCTTCGCACTACAGCTGGAACATTCCCCTCGAACGTGCTTAAAGTCAAGACACACACTATGTCGGATACATCTGGAATTTCCGTATGCTTTGGGAATGTGCAGGACCCTGTCCTGCTGGAGAACGCAAAGTTAGCGTTGAGGGAGATGGGTGCGAAGTGGAGCGATACCATTCAAATTGATACCTCGCACTTTGTGTGCACAACGCCAGCAGCTACCCCGACAGGTGCGAATGCAACTGGAAACGCGAGTAGTGCCCCGGGGGTTGCGTATCAGCGAGCTCTCCAGCTAAGTATACCTGTGGTGCAACCTCATTGGATCTTGGCGTGTCATGCAGAGAGGAG AATGGTCCCTATTGCCTCGTTCTACCTTGGTGCAACAATTACCCCAACAACGGCCACCAGCTTTAACCGCCCGCAATCCATGTCTCAAGCGTCGATACCTCACACTCCATCAAGCCCTACTCCCAACTCGGGCAAGGGTAATCCAGCCTCGTATCGCGCTTCTATGCCACCTCCGTCAAGAGTACCAGAAACCCCACCGGTTGCATCAGCATTTGTTAACCAACCTGCCCAGCGGCCCTTTGAGCCTACtttggaagaaagagaggacGACCTCGACGCGCACGATGTGAATCTCGAGAGATCGACGAGTGTAGAGTCTAGCATTAGTTCAAacaaggaaaagaggaagagcagAATGGGGAGTATAAATAAAGCCTTCAAATTCCCACCCACCCCTACCACAGCTACGTCGAACACTGGAACTGCCGCTGAAGCTGCCCAAGAGAAGACTTCGCAATCTGCTCCTGCCGAAGATGGACCGGTCAAATCGGCTTCAGACGAAAGTAAAAATGAGAACAGGCGGTCTGTGGTCGACCCAGAGAACATTGAGGTGCCTGCACCCCCGCCgatggagaaggagaagactATGAGCCAAATCTcgttggatgatgatggcgaGGACGAATTGGGTGATACCGTGGACATTCCTTTGAATTAA